The Atribacter laminatus genome contains the following window.
TTTTACTATTCTTGAGAGGGCATGATTGAGAAGCTCATTCCTGATGCTCAAAATAAGCAATAAATCTAAACAGGAATTATATTTATTTCCTATTTTCGTATAAAAATAAAAAAGAAAGGGTATGATAATTTTTCAGCATATAAAAAAAGCGTTTAGAATTGCAACAACTCCTTGTTGCTCCCTTATTTAGTTCGTTTTATTCACATTTATTTGTTGAGATAAAGATCTTGACAAGCATGTTATATTAGTCGGAGGGTGTTTTGGATAAATGAAAACGCTATTAGCTCTGGAAGATGGTCGGTGTTTTTGGGGACACTCTTTTGGATCAACCGGAGAGGCGTTTGGTGAAATTGTATTTAACACCAGCATGACCGGTTATCAAGAGATATTAACAGATCCTTCTTATTGTGGCCAAATTGTTACCATGACTTACCCTTTAATTGGAAACTACGGTTTAAACTCAGAAGATGGAGAATCCTCGCAACCTCAGTTAGAAGCTTTCATTGTAAGAGAAAAAAGTCCTTTGTATAGCAATTGGAGAGCTGAAGAAAGTTTGGACGATTTTTTACTCCGTTACCGGATTATTGGAATGGAAAGGGTGGATACCCGAGCAATCACCCGCCACATCCGAGAAAAGGGAGCTTTGAAAGCAGTCATCTCTACCGAAGACCTCAATCAAGATTCACTGGTTCAAAAAGCCATACAAGGACCTCCCTTGGTTGGTGTTGACCTGGCTAAAGAAGTTACGACCGAAGAACCTTATTACTGGCAATCAGAAGGTAATTACACCATAGCAGTGATAGATTTTGGTGTTAAATACAATATATTGAGGCAATTAGCCGCTCGTGGTTGTCGAGTGAAAGTTTATCCAGCTAAAACAACTGCTCATCAACTCATTAAAGACAACCCAGATGGTGTTCTTCTGTCCAATGGTCCAGGAGACCCGGCAGCTCTTCATTATGCTGTTGAATTCGTTCAGGAACTACTTGGGAAATTACCGGTATTTGGAATCTGTTTAGGCCATCAAATCATTGGTCAAGCTTTGGGTGGCAAAACCTATAAGCTCAAGTTTGGTCACCACGGCGGAAATCATCCTGTGAAAGATCTTATGGATGAAAAAGTCTATATTACTACTCAAAATCACAGCTTTGTGGTGGATATCAATACACTTCCTATGTCTGATCTTAAAATAACCCACATCAATCTCAACGATAATACATTAGCAGGGATAAAACATTGCAAATACCCTCTCTTTTCCGTTCAATTTCATCCAGAAGCAGCACCGGGTTCTCATGATACAACATATCTTTTTGATCAATTTGTCAAGATGATGGAGGAATATTGTGCCAAGAAATAATGATATTCATCGAATCTGCATCGTTGGTTCTGGTCCGATCACCATCGGTCAAGCATGTGAGTTTGACTATTCCGGCACTCAGGGCTGTAAAGCCCTAAAGAGTGATGGATATGAAATAATCTTGATTAATAGTAATCCGGCAACAATTATGACTGATCCAGAAATGGCTGATCGAACCTATATTGAACCACTTATCCCCGAAGTGATAGAGAAAATTATTGCCCGGGAAAAACCTGATGCCTTTTTACCCACTTTGGGTGGGCAAACCGCTTTGAACCTCACTGTTCAATTGGAAAACCAAGGAATTTTTAAAAAATATGGCCTGAAAGTACTGGGAGCTTCTCCAGAAGCCATTAGTAAAGCGGAAGATAGAGAGTTATTCAAGAAAGCGATGTTACGGGTCGGGATTGATGTTCCACAAAGCGACCGAGCTTATTCTCTTGATGAAGCAAAAGAAGTTGCTAATAGAATTGGATTCCCTTTAGTTATTCGACCAAGTTTCACTCTTGGGGGAACGGGGGGATCGATCGCTTATAATATTGAAGAATTCGAAAATCTCGCACAACAAGCTTTAGAAAGCAGCATCATTCGAGAAATATTAATTGAAGAGTCAGTTATTGGTTGGAAAGAAATTGAATTGGAGGTAATGCGTGATTCCAAAGATAATGTCGTAGTTATTTGTTCAATTGAAAATTTTGATCCCATGGGAATACACACTGGAGATAGCATTACCATTGCACCGGCTCAAACGCTTACTGATAAAGAATATCAACATCTTCGTGATTTATCCATACGTGCCATTCGAGAAATTGGAGTGGCGAGTGGAGGGTGTAATATACAATTTGCTCTGGATCCCTCCGATGGGAAAACGGTTATAATCGAAATGAATCCCCGAGTTTCGAGAAGCTCGGCCTTAGCTTCTAAGGCAACGGGATTCCCAATAGCTAAAATAGCTGCAAAATTAGCTGTTGGGTATACTTTAGATGAAATACCCAATGATATTACCCGCAAAACTCCAGCCTGTTTTGAACCAGCTATCGATTATTGCGTCGTGAAAATACCACGGTTTACCTTTGAGAAATTTCCCGACACTGAACCAGTATTGGGAATATCCATGAAAAGTGTTGGTGAAACCATGGCGATTGGAAGAAACTTCAAGGAAGCTCTTCAAAAAGGTCTTCGATCACTGGAAATTGGGAAATGCGGGTTGGAAGACCTTAAAAGCTGGAATACCCTTACCACTGAAAAAAAGCACTTTCTCCTTCGAGAAAAACTTCAAAAACCCAATCCCGATCGATTATTCTTTTTGAAAATGGCACTTAAGGAAGATGTTTCTCTGGAAGAGATTTATGCTCTCAGCTCTATTGACCCTTGGTTTATAAGACAGATAGATGAGATAATCGAAATGGAAAAAAGTTTGGAAGGCTTAAGCTCTTGGGAAAACATCGATCCTGAACACTTGAGAAGGGCGAAAGAATTCGGATTCTCTGACCGTCAATTGGCTGCCATTTGGAAAGAGTCAGAGTGGACTATGCGGGATTTTCGGTTAAAAAATGACATCAAAGCGGTATATAAGCAAGTTGATACCTGTGCTGCAGAATTTGAAGCTGAAACTCCTTATTATTATTCAACTTACGAAGAAGAATGTGAAGCCAACCCGAGTTCCCGAAATAAAGTAGTAATTCTGGGGGCAGGACCCAATCGTATTGGTCAGGGTATTGAGTTTGACTATTGTTGTGTTCATGCTACCTGGGGTTTGCGAGACCTTGGATACGAAACCATAATGGTTAACAGTAATCCGGAGACGGTTAGTACTGATTATGATACCAGCGATAAGCTATATTTTGAGCCAGTTTTCTTGGAAGATGTATTAAATATCATTGATAAGGAAAAACCCATTGGAGTGATTGTTCAGTTAGGCGGGCAAACTCCTTTGAACTTAGCGAAGGATCTGGAAAAAGCCGGAGTTCCAATTTTAGGGACATCTCCTGAAAGCATAGATATCGCCGAAGACCGGGATCGCTTTAAAATTTTAGTAGAGCGATTAGGCTTAATTCAACCCAAGAATGGAGTATCAGTATCTTTCGAAGGTGCCCGAGAAGTCGCTTCCCAAATTGGTTTTCCGGTTATGGTGCGTCCGTCATATGTTTTAGGTGGGCGAGCTATGAAGGTGGTTTATAGTGAAAGTGAACTTTTTGAATTTATGAATCAAGCCGTGGAGATTTCACCGGGTCATCCGGTTTTAATCGATAAATTTTTGGAAGATGCAATAGAAGTAGATGTGGATGCCATCTGTGATGGAGAGACGACCGTTGTTGCCGGTATTATGGAACATATTGAAGAAGCCGGAGTACATTCGGGAGATAGTGCCTGTGTTATCCCTCCCTATTCTCTGAGTGATGAAATTGTTGATCAAATTAAAAAATTTACTCAAGCTCTAGCTCGGGAATTGAATGTTGTTGGACTTATGAATGTACAATATGCGGTAAAAGAAGATACGGTTTATGTGTTAGAGGTTAATCCACGAGCTTCAAGAACAGTACCTTTTGTGAGTAAGGCGACAGGAATTCCCTTTGCCCGGTTAGCATCACAGGTGATGGTCGGTCGAAAATTATCGGAAATTGGTTTGAATCGTGAAATTGAAATCCGACATTTTGCTGTTAAAGAGGCAGTATTTCCTTTTAATCGGTTTCCTGGCGTTGATCCAATATTAGGTCCTGAAATGCGTTCCACAGGCGAAGTGATGGGTATAGATACTGATTTTGGAATGGCTTTCGCCAAGTCACAAATCGGAAACCAATCTCAACTTCCTCATGCCGGAAGGGTTTTCATTAGTGTGAAAAATCAAGATAAAAGAGGGGTTATTTATATAGCCAAAAAACTGGTTGATTTGGGATTTCAAATTGTTGCCACCAAAGGAACTGCTAAAGTATTAATGAATAACGGTATTACAGTTGAAATTGTTAAAAAGGTTGGAGAAGGCCGTCCCAACGTGGTGGATTTTATTAAAAACCAAAAAATTGACTTGATTATCAATACCCCCTCGGGAGGACGAACTCAGGTGGAAAGTAGTTTTATTCGAAAGGAAGCTGTGATAAAAAACATCACCTATGTCACCACGCTTTCGGGAGCCGAAGCCACGGTTTATGCTATTGAGCGGCTTAAAAAATTTCCCATTCGAGTTCGTTCTATTCAGGAGTATCATCAGGAAATATTAAAAACCCTATCAGTATAGATTAGCAATTTAAATTAAAAAGAATCCTTATTTACAAAAACCTTAATCGATTCATTTTTATTGGGTATGCTGTTTTTTTGAAGAAGGGTAACTGTAAAAATTTCCTCTGATTATGGTAAACTGGTTTTATCTATTTGAGGAGGTGTGGTGTGAAAACCTTTGGAATCA
Protein-coding sequences here:
- the carA gene encoding glutamine-hydrolyzing carbamoyl-phosphate synthase small subunit codes for the protein MKTLLALEDGRCFWGHSFGSTGEAFGEIVFNTSMTGYQEILTDPSYCGQIVTMTYPLIGNYGLNSEDGESSQPQLEAFIVREKSPLYSNWRAEESLDDFLLRYRIIGMERVDTRAITRHIREKGALKAVISTEDLNQDSLVQKAIQGPPLVGVDLAKEVTTEEPYYWQSEGNYTIAVIDFGVKYNILRQLAARGCRVKVYPAKTTAHQLIKDNPDGVLLSNGPGDPAALHYAVEFVQELLGKLPVFGICLGHQIIGQALGGKTYKLKFGHHGGNHPVKDLMDEKVYITTQNHSFVVDINTLPMSDLKITHINLNDNTLAGIKHCKYPLFSVQFHPEAAPGSHDTTYLFDQFVKMMEEYCAKK
- the carB gene encoding carbamoyl-phosphate synthase large subunit, which produces MPRNNDIHRICIVGSGPITIGQACEFDYSGTQGCKALKSDGYEIILINSNPATIMTDPEMADRTYIEPLIPEVIEKIIAREKPDAFLPTLGGQTALNLTVQLENQGIFKKYGLKVLGASPEAISKAEDRELFKKAMLRVGIDVPQSDRAYSLDEAKEVANRIGFPLVIRPSFTLGGTGGSIAYNIEEFENLAQQALESSIIREILIEESVIGWKEIELEVMRDSKDNVVVICSIENFDPMGIHTGDSITIAPAQTLTDKEYQHLRDLSIRAIREIGVASGGCNIQFALDPSDGKTVIIEMNPRVSRSSALASKATGFPIAKIAAKLAVGYTLDEIPNDITRKTPACFEPAIDYCVVKIPRFTFEKFPDTEPVLGISMKSVGETMAIGRNFKEALQKGLRSLEIGKCGLEDLKSWNTLTTEKKHFLLREKLQKPNPDRLFFLKMALKEDVSLEEIYALSSIDPWFIRQIDEIIEMEKSLEGLSSWENIDPEHLRRAKEFGFSDRQLAAIWKESEWTMRDFRLKNDIKAVYKQVDTCAAEFEAETPYYYSTYEEECEANPSSRNKVVILGAGPNRIGQGIEFDYCCVHATWGLRDLGYETIMVNSNPETVSTDYDTSDKLYFEPVFLEDVLNIIDKEKPIGVIVQLGGQTPLNLAKDLEKAGVPILGTSPESIDIAEDRDRFKILVERLGLIQPKNGVSVSFEGAREVASQIGFPVMVRPSYVLGGRAMKVVYSESELFEFMNQAVEISPGHPVLIDKFLEDAIEVDVDAICDGETTVVAGIMEHIEEAGVHSGDSACVIPPYSLSDEIVDQIKKFTQALARELNVVGLMNVQYAVKEDTVYVLEVNPRASRTVPFVSKATGIPFARLASQVMVGRKLSEIGLNREIEIRHFAVKEAVFPFNRFPGVDPILGPEMRSTGEVMGIDTDFGMAFAKSQIGNQSQLPHAGRVFISVKNQDKRGVIYIAKKLVDLGFQIVATKGTAKVLMNNGITVEIVKKVGEGRPNVVDFIKNQKIDLIINTPSGGRTQVESSFIRKEAVIKNITYVTTLSGAEATVYAIERLKKFPIRVRSIQEYHQEILKTLSV